In Maridesulfovibrio zosterae DSM 11974, a genomic segment contains:
- a CDS encoding response regulator transcription factor: protein MPGKILVVDDEVHIRMLLEQTLEELEDDYGVELFTAENGEEGLDTIRQERPELVFLDIMMPYMNGYEVCQAVREDESLSEIKIILLTAKGQESDRKHGLEIGAERYMTKPFDPDEILEVAKNILRIED from the coding sequence ATGCCCGGAAAAATTCTAGTCGTGGATGATGAAGTTCACATCAGGATGCTTCTAGAACAGACTCTTGAAGAACTTGAGGATGACTATGGAGTTGAGCTGTTTACCGCTGAAAATGGTGAAGAAGGGCTCGATACGATAAGACAAGAACGCCCTGAGCTTGTTTTTTTGGACATAATGATGCCGTATATGAATGGATATGAAGTTTGTCAGGCTGTGCGTGAAGATGAGAGCCTATCTGAAATTAAAATAATTCTGCTTACGGCTAAAGGGCAGGAGTCTGACCGCAAACATGGCCTGGAAATAGGAGCGGAACGATATATGACTAAACCGTTTGATCCAGATGAAATTCTAGAAGTGGCCAAAAATATTCTTAGAATTGAGGACTGA